The Pan troglodytes isolate AG18354 chromosome 7, NHGRI_mPanTro3-v2.0_pri, whole genome shotgun sequence genome has a window encoding:
- the LOC134810767 gene encoding putative exonuclease GOR translates to MLRATAPCWFPPGYPEAKKVAEEAALEARSRQLGAEQSQAGAPEGSKMLRATAPCWFPPGYPEAKKVAEEAALEARSRQLGAEQSQAGAPEGSKMLRATAPCWFPPGYPEAKKVAEEAALEAPEFPLPSHQPAQSFGLRVPQMHNQASAFVDIQAEPQNRGPAVPPAYLKMVTEASYFPAQRGSACCLPAAPRLTERPSGVRISAPRKRKTIAQSSSPCLVTGCTDAKRTRVASSSQRSSGSKVGRQPGKTRNRSGMACKTTTTISSKRIVRRPSLPSLKKPIILRRSGCQVPTVLRRGYLQLFTEECLKFCASKQEAVEKALNEEKVAYDCSPNKNRYLNVVLNTLKRLKGLTPSSMPGLSRAALYSRLQEFLLSQDQLKENGYPFPHPERPGGAVLFTGQGKGPGDSSCRVCCRCGTEYLVSSSGRCVRDQLCYYHWGRVRWSQVAGGRVSQYTCCAAAPGSVGCQVAKQHVRDGRKDSLDGFVETFKKELSRDAYPGIYALDCEMCYTTHGLELTRVTVVDADMRVVYDTFVKPDNEIVDYNTRFSGVTEADVAKTSITLPQVQAILLSFFSAQTILIGHSLESDLLALKLIHSTVLDTAVLFPHYLGFPYKRSLRNLAADYLGQIIQDSQDGHNSSEDANACLQLVMWKVRQRAQIQPRHRSASPAALA, encoded by the coding sequence atgttgcgagccacagctccctgctggttcccacctggatacccagaagctaagaaggtggccgaggaggcggccctggaggcaagaagccgccagttgggagcggagcagagccaggccggtgctcccgaaggcagcaagatgttgcgagccacagctccctgctggttcccacctggatacccagaagctaagaaggtggccgaggaggcggccctggaggcaagaagccgccagttgggagcggagcagagccaggccggtgctcccgaaggcagcaagatgttgcgagccacagctccctgctggttcccacctggatacccagaagctaagaaggtggccgaggaggcggccctcgaggctccagaattccccctgccctctcatcagcctgcccagagcttcgggctccgggtgccccagatgcacaaccaggcctccgcatttgtggacatccaggcggagccccagaacaggggtccggcggtgcccccagcgtatctcaagatggtgacggaggcgtcctacttccctgcgcagaggggatcggcctgctgcttgccagccgccccaaggctgacagagaggccctcgggagtccgcatctcagcccccaggaagaggaagacgatcgcccagtcttccagcccttgcttggtcacaggttgcacagatgccaagagaacccgggtggccagcagcagccaacgctccagtggctccaaggtaggcagacagccagggaagacgcgcaacaggtcagggatggcatgcaagaccaccaccaccatcagctctaagcgaatcgtccgtcgtccatccctaccgagtttgaagaaacctattatcctccgaaggtctgggtgccaagtccccaccgtcctccgccgaggctatctccaactgttcaccgaagagtgtctcaagttctgcgcctccaagcaggaggccgtggagaaggcgctgaacgaggagaaggtggcctacgactgcagccccaacaagaacaggtacctgaacgtggtcctgaacaccctcaagagactgaagggcctgacccccagctccatgccgggcctcagcagggccgccctgtacagccgcctccaggagttcctgctcagccaggaccagctcaaggagaacggctaccccttcccgcaccccgagcggcccggaggcgccgtcctcttcactggccaggggaaggggcccggcgactcctcctgcagggtctgctgccgttgtggcaccgagtacctggtgtcctcctcgggccgctgtgtacgcgaccagttgtgttattatcactgggggcgggtccgctggagccaggtggctggaggccgggttagccagtacacctgctgtgcagctgctcctggctctgtgggctgccaggtggcaaagcagcacgtgcgggacggccgcaaggacagcctcgatggcttcgtggagaccttcaagaaagagttgtccagagacgcttatccaggaatctacgccttggactgtgagatgtgctacaccacgcatggcctagagctgacccgcgtcaccgtggtggacgccgacatgcgagtggtgtacgacaccttcgtcaagcccgacaacgagatcgtggactacaacaccaggttttccggagtcaccgaggccgacgtcgccaagacgagcatcaccttgccccaagtgcaagccatcctgctgagctttttcagcgcccaaaccatcctcatcgggcacagcctggagagcgatctgctggccctgaagctcatccacagcaccgtgctggacacggccgtgctcttcccgcactacctgggtttcccctacaagcgttccctcaggaatctcgcggccgactacctgggacagatcatccaggacagccaggacggccacaactccagcgaggacgcaaacgcctgcctgcagctggtgatgtggaaggtccgacagcgtgcccagatccagccacgccaccggtccgcctctcccgccgccctggcc
- the LOC134810768 gene encoding putative exonuclease GOR: MLRATAPCWFPPGYPEAKKVAEEAALEARSRQLGAEQSQAGAPEGSKMLRATAPCWFPPGYPEAKKVAEEAALEARSRQLGAEQSQAGAPEGSKMLRATAPCWFPPGYPEAKKVAEEAALEAPEFPLPSHQPAQSFGLRVPQMHNQASAFVDIQAEPQNRGPAVPTAYLKMVTEASYFPAQRGSACCLPAAPRLTERPSGVRISAPRKRKTIAQSSSPCLVTGCTDAKRTRVASSSQRSSGSKVGRQPGKTRNRSGMACKITTTISSKRIVRRPSLPSLKKPIILRRSGCQVPTVLRRGYLQLFTEECLKFCASKQEAVEKALNEEKVAYDCSPNKNRYLNVVLNTLKRLKGLTPSSMPGLSRAALYSRLQEFLLSQDQLKENGYPFPHPERPGGAVLFTGQGKGPGDSSCRVCCRCGTEYLVSSSGRCVRDQLCYYHWGRVRSSQVAGGRVSQYTCCAAAPGSVGCQVAKQHVRDGRKDSLDGFVETFKKELSRDAYPGIYALDCEMCYTTHGLELTRVTVVDADMRVVYDTFVKPDNEIVDYNTRFSGVTEADVAKTSITLPQVQAILLSFFSAQTILIGHSLESDLLALKLIHSTVLDTAVLFPHYLGFPYKRSLRNLAADYLGQIIQDSQDGHNSSEDANACLQLVMWKVRQRAQIQPRHRSASPAALA; this comes from the coding sequence atgttgcgagccacagctccctgctggttcccacctggatacccagaagctaagaaggtggccgaggaggcggccctggaggcaagaagccgccagttgggagcggagcagagccaggccggtgctcccgaaggcagcaagatgttgcgagccacagctccctgctggttcccacctggatacccagaagctaagaaggtggccgaggaggcggccctcgaggcaagaagccgccagttgggagcggagcagagccaggccggtgctcccgaaggcagcaagatgttgcgagccacagctccctgctggttcccacctggatacccagaagctaagaaggtggccgaggaggcggccctcgaggctccagaattccccctgccctctcatcagcctgcccagagcttcgggctccgggtgccccagatgcacaaccaggcctccgcatttgtggacatccaggcggagccccagaacaggggtccggcggtgcccacAGCgtatctcaagatggtgacggaggcctcctacttccctgcgcagaggggatcggcctgctgcttgccagccgccccaaggctgacagagaggccctcgggagtccgcatctcagcccccaggaagaggaagacgatcgcccagtcttccagcccttgcttggtcacaggttgcacagatgccaagagaacccgggtggccagcagcagccaacgctccagtggctccaaggtcggcagacagccagggaagacgcgcaacaggtcagggatggcatgcaagatcaccaccaccatcagctctaagcgaatcgtccgtcgtccatccctaccgagtttgaagaaacctattatcctccgaaggtctgggtgccaagtccccaccgtcctccgccgaggctatctccaactgttcaccgaagagtgtctcaagttctgcgcctccaagcaggaggccgtggagaaggcgctgaacgaggagaaggtggcctacgactgcagccccaacaagaacaggtacctgaacgtggtcctgaacaccctcaagagactgaagggcctgacccccagctccatgccgggcctcagcagggccgccctgtacagccgcctccaggagttcctgctcagccaggaccagctcaaggagaacggctaccccttcccgcaccccgagcggcccggaggcgccgtcctcttcactggccaggggaaggggcccggcgactcctcctgcagggtctgctgccgttgtggcaccgagtacctggtgtcctcctcgggccgctgtgtacgcgaccagttgtgttattatcactgggggcgggtccgctcgagccaggtggctggaggccgggttagccagtacacctgctgtgcagctgctcctggctctgtgggctgccaggtggcaaagcagcacgtgcgggacggccgcaaggacagcctcgatggcttcgtggagaccttcaagaaagagttgtccagagacgcttatccaggaatctacgccttggactgtgagatgtgctacaccacgcatggcctagagctgacccgcgtcaccgtggtggacgccgacatgcgagtggtgtacgacaccttcgtcaagcccgacaacgagatcgtggactacaacaccaggttttccggagtcaccgaggccgacgtcgccaagacgagcatcaccttgccccaagtgcaagccatcctgctgagctttttcagcgcccaaaccatcctcatcgggcacagcctggagagcgatctgctggccctgaagctcatccacagcaccgtgctggacacggccgtgctcttcccgcactacctgggtttcccctacaagcgttccctcaggaatctcgcggccgactacctggggcagatcatccaggacagccaggacggccacaactccagcgaggacgcaaacgcctgcctgcagctggtgatgtggaaggtccgacagcgtgcccagatccagccacgccaccggtccgcctctcccgccgccctggcc